Within Romboutsia sp. CE17, the genomic segment ATTGTATATTTGCTATATCCCAATAATCTAATCCACTTCGTTTTAAATATTTATCTTCTAAGGAAAAACCTAGTGGTCTAACTAAGTGTAATGTTGACCCAGTAGCTGCACATGTTCTTAGTATATTTCCTGTATTTTGCGGTATCTCCGGTTCAACTAAAACTATATTTAATGACATAATAATCCTCCTAGTAAATGTTAAAACTTTAATTTTAAAATTTTATAGTTTAATTTTCTAAATATTATTATAGCAGAAAATATTTATAATCACATCATCCACTTAATTTATCAAAATTATGCAAATTCAGTCTTTATATTTTTATCTTCTATTTTTGGTGCTGATTTAATATCTTTAGATTTAATTCCATATACTATTACTTTATCCATAGGAGGATAAAAACTCTCATATACAAACTCTTTAGTTATATTATTTTCTGATTTATAAACTCTAAATGTATTTACTTTATAACCAACTCTTCCATCTTGCTCTACAAATTTTTCTCCTTTATAAAAATCCTCACTACGTTTTTCAACCACTTTATTAGGAAGAGTTTCAATAACCTCTGTTACAATTTCAATATCTTTCTTATCTTCTTTATTTCCATATATAGTAGAAACTATTCTATTTTCAAATACCTCATTATATATTAATATAGGTGTATTAAACTTATTCTTAAATCTAAAGTCAATATTACCTAAGGATATGGTTGCATCTCTACCTTTTGATATATATGCACTTGGTATAGTGTGATTTTTTATATTAGTTATCTCCATACCTGCATAAAGAGCCGCATTATACATCGTACTAGATACCTGGCATATTCCTCCACCTAATCCTTTTTCTAATTTTCCTTTAATTATTACAGGTGCTTCTTTCATATTTTTTACAGAATTAGAATTTAATATAAATGTATTAAATGAAAACTCTTCTTCTGTATTTACTAAAATATTACTCGTTGCATTTGCAGCTATTTGTATATTGTTAACTCTATTTATAACTTTAGGGTTAAAATGAGTTTCATATGTTCCTAATATAGTATCTATTTTAGATAATTGCTCTATTTTATATTTTGGTTCTGCTACTTGTATTGGTATTTCCACACTATATGCATATATATTATCAGCCTTATCAAGTATTTCTTTTTTTAATTTTTCTTTATCTATTTTTTGTCCATACTCTTCTTTAGTTGTAATTATTTTTCCAGATTCAATTTTTATAGTAGCATTTATTGGAGATATATATAACTTTTTATCTATTTCATTTATATAATTATTCAACTCTTCTTCTTTGTAAGAATAATTTAATTTTATTGTCTTCTTATTTCCCATATCTAGCTTAAATTTTTCTTTTAAATTATTTACTATAGTATTGTTTCTTCCTATATTATAAGATTCATTTACAACTTCATCCACATTATATACTATACCTAATTCATTTAATTTTATTGTATATTTATTATCTTTATAAATTAGAGATAATTCATTATTTTCATCTAAAATTTCATTTATTTTTTTTCTAGCTTGTTCTTTTGTTAAGTTTGATAAGTCTATATTTTCTACAAAAATATTTTTATGAATTCTTCCTTCTTTTTCGATTCCTTGTACAACCTGTATATTGCACACAAAAAATATTCCTACTATTATTAACGATATTTTTTTTACTCGTTTCAAGACTATCATTCCCTTCTTTTATAGTAGTCACAATCATTTTTTACTGGACAAATTTCACACTGAGGATTTCTTGCTTTACACATTCTCCTTCCATGAAATATTAATAAGTGATGAGAATGAGACCATCTATCTTTTGGTATCGCTTCCATAAGCGCAAATTCTGTTTTTTCCGGTGTACTTGTGTTAACTATTCCTATTCTATTGGCAACTCTAAATACATGAGTATCCACTGCAATTGCTGGTATATTAAAGGCATTACTTAAAACTACACCAGCAGTTTTTCTCCCTACACCTGGTAATTTTACTAATTCTTCTAAAGTATCTGGAACTTGTCCTTTATACTCCTCACATAATTTTCTAGATGTTTCTTTTATTTTTTGAGCCTTACTTTTATACAGTCCACATGTTTTTATTTCTTGCATAATATCTTCCAAGCTTAATTCATTAAATGCTTCTGGCGTATTATATTTTTTAAACATTGCATCTGTAACAATATTTACTCTTACATCAGTACACTGGGCCGATAATATAGTAGCTATTAAAAGTTCAAATGGTGTTGTGTAGTTTAACTCACACTTGGCATCAGGGTATAAAACCTGTAATTCATCTAGTATTTTATTAACATCTTTCATATTTTTACTCCCCTCTTTATTTATCTATATTTATATTATCTATCAAATTTTTTAATCTATAACAAATAAAAAAGCAAAAACTTTTCAGTTCTTGCTTTAATTTATATTTTATTATTTACCCTATTTAAAAATCATAAATCATTTATTTCTTTTCATTTTTAATTTTTGCAAAACTATCTAATCTTTGTTTAACCAATAATTTTATTTCATCAAATTTCATATCAGTAAGTATTTCCATAGCTTCTTCTACATTATTTACTGTATATATATGGAACTTACCTTCATTTATAGCCTCTTGAACTTCTTCTGATAAAATTATATTTCTAGAATTATTTTTCGGAATTATCACACCTTGATCTCCGCTTAAACCTTTTTTCTTGCAAGTAAAATAAAAACCTTCTATTTTCTCTGTGATTCCACCTACAACCTGAATTTCACCTTTCTGATTAATAGACCCCGTAGCAGCTATATTTTGTTTAATAGGTATTCCTCCTAATGATGATAATATTGCATATAACTCAGCGCCCGAAGCACTATCTCCATCTACACCTCCATAACTTTGTTCAAAACAAATAGATGCATTCATTGATAATGGAGCTTCTTGCGCAAAGTTTTCTGCTAAGTATCCTGATAAAATCATTACACCTTTATCATGTATAGATCCACTCATTTTAACTTCTCTTTCTATATTTATTACACCTCTTCCTCCAACACTAGTTGCAACTGTTATTCTAGATGGTCTTCCAAATGAGTATTCACCTGTACTTAAAACTGATAATCCATTTATTACACCAACTCTACTTCCCGATGTTTCAATTAATGTAAAACCATTCTCTATCGATTCATCTAACTTAGATTCTATTTTATTTAATCTATTTCTTCTTTCATTTATAGCTGTTTTTACATCTTCTTTATCTACATATTCAGATCCTTTTATATCTGCATATGCACTACCTTCAACTATTACTTCCATGATTTTATTGAATTCTGTAGATAATTTATCTATATCTCCTGATAATCTAGTGCTAAAGTTAATTACTTCTTGAACCGCGTCATAAGTAAAATGCTTTAAGTTATTTTTTTTGCATTGAAGTGCTATAAATTTTGCTATGCCCATTTCATTATCTTCACTTTTAACCATCTCATTATCAAAGTCTACAAATATTTTAAAGTATTTGCTAAAATCACTATCATAGCTATATAAAATATTGTATAAGTAATTGCTCCCTATTAATATAACTTTTATATCTATTGGTATACTTTCTGGATTAATAGATGTATTTGTATCTATAATTATTTTTTTGGATTGAACCGTTCTTTTTAACATATCCCATGAAAATCCATATCTAAGTAATTGATCTGCATACAACACCAAATAACCACCATTGGCTTTATGAACTGCACCAGGAATTATTTTGGTAAAATCTGTTTTTAAATTTCCATTATAATAATCATATTCTATCTTCCCAAATAAATTTGCTGGACTAGGATTTGTTTCAACTATTATCGGCGCTGATGTTTTAGTTTTTTCATCATCATTATCTACAAATAAATTTACTCTATATTTTAAAAAATGATCTTTATCAAATTTATCTTTTAATTCATCTTCATCAAGATAAAATAAAAATAAATTTTCTAATATATCTTCTTTTATATTAATTAAATACTCATTAACCTTCTCATAATCCTTATATTTTTCACTTAGCTCTTCAATATGAGGATCTATTATAAATCTACCAATTTCTTCTTCTAACTCCAATATAGCTTCTTT encodes:
- a CDS encoding VanW family protein, whose product is MKRVKKISLIIVGIFFVCNIQVVQGIEKEGRIHKNIFVENIDLSNLTKEQARKKINEILDENNELSLIYKDNKYTIKLNELGIVYNVDEVVNESYNIGRNNTIVNNLKEKFKLDMGNKKTIKLNYSYKEEELNNYINEIDKKLYISPINATIKIESGKIITTKEEYGQKIDKEKLKKEILDKADNIYAYSVEIPIQVAEPKYKIEQLSKIDTILGTYETHFNPKVINRVNNIQIAANATSNILVNTEEEFSFNTFILNSNSVKNMKEAPVIIKGKLEKGLGGGICQVSSTMYNAALYAGMEITNIKNHTIPSAYISKGRDATISLGNIDFRFKNKFNTPILIYNEVFENRIVSTIYGNKEDKKDIEIVTEVIETLPNKVVEKRSEDFYKGEKFVEQDGRVGYKVNTFRVYKSENNITKEFVYESFYPPMDKVIVYGIKSKDIKSAPKIEDKNIKTEFA
- the nth gene encoding endonuclease III, yielding MKDVNKILDELQVLYPDAKCELNYTTPFELLIATILSAQCTDVRVNIVTDAMFKKYNTPEAFNELSLEDIMQEIKTCGLYKSKAQKIKETSRKLCEEYKGQVPDTLEELVKLPGVGRKTAGVVLSNAFNIPAIAVDTHVFRVANRIGIVNTSTPEKTEFALMEAIPKDRWSHSHHLLIFHGRRMCKARNPQCEICPVKNDCDYYKRRE
- a CDS encoding Lon protease family protein, translating into MQNYKNTSEIEPLNEILGQERAIQAMEIGLKIENPAYNIYVSGHSGTGKTTYTLKALEKYAKGKTKHKDWCYVYNFEHPRDPISIGLKIGLGKVFKKDIEKLIETLLDELKDAFESEDYELGKNQLLENYDIEKEALLKEIKKYGEEKGFKLKNSKLGMVFVPLKEGYEDEVSDEEFYKIKRDLEHMAIQTVYKIRDIEDEAKEAILELEEEIGRFIIDPHIEELSEKYKDYEKVNEYLINIKEDILENLFLFYLDEDELKDKFDKDHFLKYRVNLFVDNDDEKTKTSAPIIVETNPSPANLFGKIEYDYYNGNLKTDFTKIIPGAVHKANGGYLVLYADQLLRYGFSWDMLKRTVQSKKIIIDTNTSINPESIPIDIKVILIGSNYLYNILYSYDSDFSKYFKIFVDFDNEMVKSEDNEMGIAKFIALQCKKNNLKHFTYDAVQEVINFSTRLSGDIDKLSTEFNKIMEVIVEGSAYADIKGSEYVDKEDVKTAINERRNRLNKIESKLDESIENGFTLIETSGSRVGVINGLSVLSTGEYSFGRPSRITVATSVGGRGVINIEREVKMSGSIHDKGVMILSGYLAENFAQEAPLSMNASICFEQSYGGVDGDSASGAELYAILSSLGGIPIKQNIAATGSINQKGEIQVVGGITEKIEGFYFTCKKKGLSGDQGVIIPKNNSRNIILSEEVQEAINEGKFHIYTVNNVEEAMEILTDMKFDEIKLLVKQRLDSFAKIKNEKK